TAGGTTCGTCATTTTAAGCATTTCCTGAAATACCACTATGTGGGTTGAAGGTTGATGGGGACCAACTTATATTAGGAGCGGCATAATAAGACCAACCGTAATAAAGGACATAATAGAGGAGACGATCGCAGTGGTGGACGGGACGGAGGGAGAAGGTACCGATAGTGGGCGCGATGTCGTCGTCGAGGTGAGCCGCTGCAACGAAGCTGAGTAGTAGGCTGCTCTTTCCGACGGCCGAGTCCCCGATGAGCAGGATCTTGAAGGAGCAGTCGTAGCCGACGCTGCCCCCCGGCGAGACCGGCGGCACCCCCATCGGCCGTGTCAGATTCGGCGAGGGAGAGAGAGGCAGCGCGGAATCGGAGTGGGAGGCCGGGTAGTTAAAATAGGAGGGAAGCTGGCGGAGTAGCAGAGGGTGGGGCGGGgaggaggccgcggcggcagAGGAGACACAGCCCGCCTGCGAGCCAGACTGGCTTTGACTGGGCGGGCGAGATAGGAGACAAGAGGTGGGGCGCCACGGCCACGGCCAGGGCTGGGTTAATTGCAGGCAGGAGCTGCCTTGGTTCCAAGGGGAGGGGGGAGGGCGATGGGTCCAAGTGGCGCGGTGGCACGCGGGCCATGCTTTCCAGGGGAGGGAGAGACGGAAGCCGGCCGCGACGAGACCATCCGCGCGGCGCGGGGGCGCGTGTGCGCACATGTCTGGTTTTGGAGTTCGGGTGGATCGAGCATCTCCAAATACAGGACATAAAAAAAAGGAACCAACACTAGGAATCAGCTGGCCAACCGGTTTAAGGTGAAAAAATTCTGCTCGATGGTACAAAGGGTTTTTGGATGTAACATTCTTTtttcggttttgctatgtctcagtcaactgagattttcttaagtctaaatCACTTACAAAAATGTGCCTTTAGTTGCACTTTTatgttaaaaaagtgcaattgcacttttctgacagaaatgtgcaactgaaccgagttgcacttttctttaaactgtagttgcacttttctaagctgactgagacttaagaaaatctcagtcaactgagacgtAGGCACACCCTTCTTTTTTATGTATGTAACATTTTTGAAAATACGATATTGTATTGCAACATCTTCTGCAATAcattgatgatttttttttttagtttgtaTGTGATATTGGTGTAAGGTCTATGTAAATACGTAGATAAATCATTGTAGCAATTTGCGCATACTAACAAAACAATAAAAAGATGCCCACACGTATCAAATCGCGACACGGCTATGTAACATCGATAAAATCCCCAACAAAATGACCTTCACAGATAATGGTAGTTTGCAAGAAAGCATTGGACTCAGCCTGCATTTCTACGCGGCCGCACAGGTTGTTCAAACAAACTCCATGCTCATTCTCAAAGATTATGTTGTGTATGATCATGCAAGGCGTTCGTGGTGTAGCAAAGAATCGGTTGATCCTAAAACCTAGACGGTTCTCTCACAATAGTAAATTAGGTTTACAAAATCCAAAAAGTTCTCTCCACATATTTTCTAGCCGCCCCTTGAGCAttatggatctgaagttctttcaTGTACCTTGGGTATTGGGATTGGCTTGACAAAAGTAACCAAATTCACATATATTTCATCCACAAGGTAGTAGCACATGTTTTAGGTGCGGTAGTTTGCATGAAACTCCATCGTTGTTGACTCACCATTGGTTAACTTTACAAAGAGAGGTGATTGTTCGAGAACATTAATATCATTCCAAGAACCAGACATCCAAAAAAACACATGCCATATACATGTCTCGTGATCGGCCGTGGTTCAAAAATGATGGTGGAATCCTTCTTGTATCCTTTCAACTGTCCATGTTATGTTGTGGGGTAGTTCTATCATCTTCAGCATGCAGTCAATTGATTTGAGTATACCAGTAAAATCCAGGTGCTCTCAAATACTTAGACACAAACACTTGAACCACCGCTATTACAAAGCGCTTCACACACTTGATGTCCTGGCTATCACCCATTACCAAG
This Lolium perenne isolate Kyuss_39 chromosome 1, Kyuss_2.0, whole genome shotgun sequence DNA region includes the following protein-coding sequences:
- the LOC127299201 gene encoding ras-related protein RABC2a isoform X2; amino-acid sequence: MCAHAPPRRADGLVAAGFRLSLPWKAWPACHRATWTHRPPPSPWNQGSSCLQLTQPWPWPWRPTSCLLSRPPSQSQSGSQAGCVSSAAAASSPPHPLLLRQLPSYFNYPASHSDSALPLSPSPNLTRPMGVPPVSPGGSVGYDCSFKILLIGDSAVGKSSLLLSFVAAAHLDDDIAPTIGVDFKIKFLTVGGKKLKLTIWDTAGQERFRTITSSYYRGAQGIILAKRESFTNLGDVWTKEIDLNSSNKDCIKMLVGNKVDKDDERTVTREEGLAFAQESGCLFLESSAKTRENVENCFEELVLKILEVPSLLEEGSSSVVKRNILKQQQESHAKYGGKCCQ
- the LOC127299201 gene encoding ras-related protein RABC2a isoform X1, with the translated sequence MCAHAPPRRADGLVAAGFRLSLPWKAWPACHRATWTHRPPPSPWNQGSSCLQLTQPWPWPWRPTSCLLSRPPSQSQSGSQAGCVSSAAAASSPPHPLLLRQLPSYFNYPASHSDSALPLSPSPNLTRPMGVPPVSPGGSVGYDCSFKILLIGDSAVGKSSLLLSFVAAAHLDDDIAPTIGVDFKIKFLTVGGKKLKLTIWDTAGQERFRTITSSYYRGAQGIILVYDVAKRESFTNLGDVWTKEIDLNSSNKDCIKMLVGNKVDKDDERTVTREEGLAFAQESGCLFLESSAKTRENVENCFEELVLKILEVPSLLEEGSSSVVKRNILKQQQESHAKYGGKCCQ